One window of Bacillus alkalicellulosilyticus genomic DNA carries:
- a CDS encoding class I SAM-dependent methyltransferase produces the protein MEANNYFDDVAENWDRLRTNFFSEQVREKAIGLASLKTGQRVADIGAGSGFITEGLLEKGAHVTVVEPSLQMLKVIQYKFDKTYGEYLNYVQGDIENVVLPEDHFDFVFANMVLHHTVNPIQAIKIMTKIVKPGGKVIITDLDKHDYTFLKEEHHDRWLGFERQDIKDWYEAASLENVTIACLGEKCSAPSSCGSEYANITMFIASGEKK, from the coding sequence ATGGAAGCAAACAACTACTTTGATGATGTTGCTGAAAATTGGGATAGATTACGTACTAATTTTTTCTCGGAACAAGTACGGGAAAAAGCGATTGGATTAGCCTCTTTAAAAACAGGGCAACGTGTTGCTGATATTGGTGCCGGATCTGGATTTATCACAGAGGGGTTACTAGAAAAAGGTGCTCATGTAACTGTAGTAGAACCATCACTTCAAATGCTAAAGGTAATTCAATATAAATTTGATAAAACGTATGGAGAATACCTCAACTATGTCCAAGGGGATATTGAAAATGTAGTTCTTCCTGAGGACCACTTTGATTTTGTTTTTGCTAATATGGTTTTACATCACACGGTCAATCCTATCCAAGCGATTAAAATAATGACAAAGATTGTTAAGCCTGGGGGTAAGGTAATAATTACTGATTTAGATAAACACGACTATACATTCTTGAAGGAAGAACATCACGATCGATGGCTAGGTTTTGAGAGGCAAGATATAAAAGATTGGTATGAAGCTGCTTCGTTGGAAAATGTTACAATAGCATGTTTAGGAGAAAAATGTTCTGCACCATCCTCATGTGGTTCAGAATATGCAAATATTACTATGTTTATAGCCTCGGGTGAAAAAAAATAA
- a CDS encoding ABC transporter permease, translating to MTTVFLLQWQRFRRAPLLVLSFLAMTILFVAVLAGFQRGPDMEFLIYTYGDSSLEEEKKEKWLEQLNEAEQMSFQWVEEAEAREAVSHGKIKLALKLMNDDYRMLIAVEDPTTVRVDNHVQRVFSEGLRLQEVESTMESTTFQTMVEQALQEPALTIQTESLSKEESTFIYDNQLHTLFGMTLFFSIFTMMFSLMKVAEEKKEGTWDRLIVSPLYKWQIYMGHLLYSYVIGFVQILLIFLLFHFAFGFDLGNQYGTILLIIGCYTFAIVSLGMLIMGLVKRTQQLQAIVPIVANAMAMIGGAYWPIEIVTNEWMLALSKGMPIYYGLDALKGATIYNLALPELLQPISIMLLFGVVCMGVGINLMERRA from the coding sequence ATGACAACTGTATTTCTGTTGCAGTGGCAACGATTTCGTCGTGCCCCATTACTTGTCTTATCATTTCTTGCGATGACAATTTTGTTTGTCGCCGTTCTTGCTGGCTTTCAAAGAGGTCCAGATATGGAGTTTTTAATCTATACGTACGGAGATTCTTCCTTAGAGGAAGAAAAAAAAGAAAAGTGGCTTGAGCAGTTAAATGAAGCCGAGCAAATGAGTTTTCAGTGGGTGGAAGAGGCAGAAGCCCGAGAAGCTGTTTCACATGGGAAAATAAAGCTAGCGTTAAAGCTGATGAATGATGATTACCGAATGTTAATTGCCGTTGAGGACCCTACAACGGTAAGAGTAGATAACCATGTACAGCGGGTGTTTTCAGAGGGACTACGTCTTCAGGAAGTAGAATCTACCATGGAGTCGACTACATTTCAAACGATGGTGGAACAAGCGTTACAAGAGCCAGCCTTAACAATCCAAACGGAGTCTTTAAGTAAAGAAGAAAGCACGTTTATATACGATAATCAACTTCATACGTTATTTGGTATGACGCTCTTTTTCTCGATATTTACAATGATGTTTAGTTTAATGAAAGTAGCAGAAGAGAAGAAAGAAGGGACTTGGGACCGACTTATTGTGTCGCCTTTGTATAAGTGGCAAATCTATATGGGACATTTGTTATATAGCTATGTGATTGGTTTCGTGCAAATCCTATTGATCTTTCTCTTATTCCATTTTGCTTTTGGTTTTGATTTAGGAAATCAATATGGAACGATTCTTCTTATTATTGGGTGTTACACGTTTGCGATTGTAAGTCTAGGTATGCTGATTATGGGTCTAGTAAAAAGAACGCAACAACTACAGGCGATTGTACCTATCGTAGCCAATGCGATGGCAATGATAGGTGGTGCCTATTGGCCAATTGAAATTGTCACGAATGAATGGATGCTAGCTCTATCAAAAGGAATGCCAATTTATTACGGGCTCGATGCATTAAAAGGAGCTACTATATATAATCTAGCACTACCAGAGCTCTTACAACCGATATCAATTATGCTATTGTTTGGTGTCGTTTGTATGGGGGTAGGGATAAATCTAATGGAGAGACGTGCGTAA
- a CDS encoding ABC transporter permease — translation MGNFIKKDLLVLLRDRTELLVLLLMPMILIAILSLALRGILAGGEAVDIKMDVALVVEDDEQQGVTAFTKHVKQLDMPQEIIDELLLVAKDMTPYSMLLDFLEDERMNNIVQLKESTKDEALVALEKGDVEAILTIPNDFTYDSLTRMLLHQGTSSELMVTVNNYSSIKTEVFINIMERYARTFNFETAISESMVESGLHADLQERATDEGPELYQLGGIETIAAPEPITSFQYYTVSMAVMFVLFVASTLASKAYVEKKNHVFSRVLLSNRNPIEFLGGKIIASTIISFCQLFILFVASTLLFQTFPLGDVEFWLGILLISLVLAMCVGGLTALLTSISVRYEKDALNSIFSGGVVTLFAFIGGSFFPTDQLPNFIGMLGNWTPNGAALTAYLQWMQKLEWASILPFLLRIMTTTVILIAISIVLFPKRRLV, via the coding sequence ATGGGGAATTTTATCAAAAAAGACCTTCTCGTTTTGCTTCGGGACCGAACAGAGTTACTCGTTCTTCTGTTAATGCCAATGATTTTAATTGCGATTCTGAGCCTTGCTTTACGAGGAATTCTTGCAGGCGGGGAAGCTGTAGACATAAAAATGGACGTAGCCCTTGTGGTAGAAGATGATGAACAACAGGGAGTAACTGCTTTTACAAAGCATGTCAAGCAACTGGATATGCCTCAAGAAATAATCGATGAACTACTGTTGGTTGCAAAAGACATGACGCCGTATTCGATGTTACTTGATTTTCTTGAGGATGAACGGATGAACAACATTGTTCAACTAAAGGAATCTACAAAAGATGAAGCACTAGTAGCCCTTGAAAAAGGTGACGTCGAAGCGATTTTAACAATTCCTAATGATTTCACGTATGATTCGTTAACTAGAATGCTGTTACATCAAGGAACGAGTAGTGAGCTCATGGTTACCGTAAATAATTATAGTTCAATTAAAACAGAAGTTTTTATAAACATAATGGAGAGGTATGCTCGTACATTTAACTTTGAAACAGCGATTTCAGAGTCGATGGTAGAGTCAGGATTACATGCTGATCTTCAAGAACGAGCGACAGACGAAGGGCCCGAGCTTTATCAGCTTGGCGGAATAGAAACGATAGCAGCTCCAGAACCTATAACTTCCTTTCAATATTATACGGTCAGTATGGCGGTCATGTTTGTTCTGTTTGTGGCCTCGACACTTGCTAGTAAAGCGTATGTGGAAAAAAAGAATCATGTGTTCAGTCGAGTCTTGCTTTCAAACCGTAATCCGATTGAATTTTTAGGTGGGAAAATAATTGCGTCCACTATCATCTCTTTTTGTCAGTTATTTATATTATTTGTGGCTTCCACCCTTCTGTTTCAAACCTTTCCATTAGGAGACGTTGAGTTTTGGCTAGGGATACTGTTGATATCACTTGTTTTAGCGATGTGTGTAGGTGGCTTAACGGCCCTGCTTACATCCATTTCCGTTCGATATGAAAAGGATGCTCTCAATTCGATTTTTAGTGGTGGGGTTGTGACACTGTTTGCTTTTATTGGAGGGAGCTTTTTTCCGACTGACCAATTGCCGAACTTCATTGGGATGTTAGGGAACTGGACGCCAAATGGGGCAGCTTTAACGGCTTATTTACAGTGGATGCAAAAGCTAGAGTGGGCGTCGATTCTTCCTTTTTTACTCAGAATCATGACAACCACTGTCATTTTAATAGCAATTAGCATCGTTCTGTTTCCGAAAAGGAGGTTGGTGTAG
- a CDS encoding sensor histidine kinase, giving the protein MNLKKLLFSSLRTKLLMMFILLTVVPLIIVGFVSYSKAVAIISENAQANAQLKSTQLSQEIDGVIQDTMRFAEIGKQDNTIRFLMETEHENTYEDAKSILNMFAFYREIIPSSKYVLDISILNNKVRGISEKKGVFYVNEPVSSSIMKNEHPEVITNTIIMMTNEDGKQVISITHPIIWDITYEVIGYMTILLDTSIFDRILNDATVSSNSFLIYSEQHEQVVFSNNQNDELDLSEMITAARTGENTRLHKSLFIVTDTSEVTDWTVIGIVPEAELMKDANDIRNLIIGTVGSSIFFTITLYYYITSKLIRPIRNLMEKMKMASKGNLDVTFKNSSHDEIAELGTSFNRMIQKIKTLLVKSINEEKQLKFAELRTLQAQINPHFLYNTLDTIIWMAEAKKGTDVIAITKALSNFFRISLSKGRDVITIGQEIEHIKNYLVIQKTRYRDIFEVTFSINEELTNYMILKLTLQPLVENAIYHGLKNKRTKGQLHIECDLSKEGHISIKIIDTGIGMTEEQLTTIRNHLYQGYPLEHTKGGFGMYNVQERIRLYYGEPYGLSIESSYGIGTNVELTIPTMR; this is encoded by the coding sequence ATGAATCTAAAAAAACTGCTGTTCTCTTCTTTACGTACGAAGCTTTTAATGATGTTTATACTATTGACGGTCGTACCTCTTATCATTGTTGGGTTTGTTTCTTATTCCAAAGCTGTAGCCATCATTTCAGAAAACGCCCAGGCAAATGCTCAACTGAAGAGTACACAACTAAGTCAAGAAATCGATGGTGTGATTCAAGATACGATGCGCTTTGCTGAAATTGGTAAACAAGATAACACGATACGATTTTTAATGGAGACGGAACACGAAAACACTTATGAGGATGCTAAATCAATTTTAAATATGTTTGCTTTCTATCGAGAAATTATTCCTTCAAGCAAGTATGTACTCGATATCAGTATCCTTAATAATAAAGTGAGAGGAATTAGTGAAAAGAAAGGTGTATTTTATGTAAATGAGCCCGTTTCATCCTCTATCATGAAAAATGAACATCCAGAGGTGATAACCAACACAATAATTATGATGACAAATGAAGACGGAAAACAGGTTATTTCAATTACCCACCCAATCATTTGGGACATTACGTACGAAGTCATTGGCTACATGACCATCCTTCTCGATACATCTATCTTTGATCGCATTTTAAACGACGCTACAGTATCATCAAATTCCTTTCTCATCTATTCCGAGCAACATGAACAGGTCGTGTTTAGTAACAACCAAAATGACGAACTCGATTTAAGTGAAATGATTACGGCAGCGCGAACAGGGGAAAATACTAGATTACACAAATCATTGTTTATCGTGACAGATACATCCGAGGTGACTGACTGGACCGTCATTGGTATTGTTCCAGAAGCTGAGTTAATGAAGGATGCCAATGATATTCGAAACCTTATCATAGGAACTGTTGGCAGCAGCATTTTTTTTACGATTACGCTTTACTACTACATTACTTCTAAACTCATACGACCGATTCGTAATCTTATGGAAAAAATGAAAATGGCTTCTAAAGGAAATCTTGACGTCACATTTAAAAATAGTAGCCATGATGAAATCGCCGAGTTAGGAACTTCCTTTAATCGCATGATTCAAAAAATAAAAACACTTCTAGTAAAAAGCATTAATGAAGAAAAACAGCTTAAATTTGCTGAGTTACGTACCTTGCAGGCTCAAATCAATCCCCACTTCTTATATAACACCTTAGATACGATTATTTGGATGGCTGAAGCGAAAAAGGGAACGGATGTCATTGCAATTACAAAAGCATTATCAAACTTTTTTCGAATCTCCTTAAGTAAAGGCAGGGATGTCATAACGATTGGTCAGGAAATTGAACATATCAAAAATTACCTTGTTATCCAAAAAACAAGATATCGAGATATTTTCGAAGTCACTTTTTCAATCAATGAAGAGCTAACCAATTATATGATTTTAAAGCTTACCCTTCAACCGCTTGTTGAAAATGCCATTTACCATGGCTTAAAAAACAAACGCACGAAAGGACAGTTACACATTGAATGTGACCTTAGTAAAGAAGGACACATCAGCATAAAAATCATTGATACAGGAATTGGAATGACTGAAGAACAGTTAACGACAATAAGAAATCATTTATACCAAGGATATCCATTAGAGCACACAAAAGGTGGCTTTGGTATGTACAACGTCCAGGAGAGAATTAGGCTGTACTACGGCGAACCCTATGGATTATCAATAGAGAGCAGTTATGGTATTGGTACAAACGTTGAGTTAACAATCCCTACAATGAGGTGA
- a CDS encoding response regulator: protein MKKIFVVDDEIVVREGIRNCIDWVKEGFIYCGDAPDGEIALPLIEKHQPDIVITDIKMPFMDGLEISRILRKKMPQTKIIILSGHDEFEYAQEAIRIDINDYCLKPLSASELLDILNRVSLQIDHEEMERKRVLELQSQANQSVTMSRDKFLMELCEGSYSTSSAIEKASKLGINLIANHYFVLILEDEQNHMDSIRSIITADFISFKRKTNEHVFIIRGVTKSQLEETIINIKQSITPSRSQAIGIGSIKDRIQEISQSFTEAYDQKYQHVKYTSFQFKDAIPELPLQMNKKELQHFLKFGNTVEIQTFCEEYIATHTRMVKETPFWSYYVLIEFTNTTIEFVKEINPQNTAILTQFKSIEWKSGNNKGQIIDYMVELLEIVIKHRDLSQSKNYPLIEKAKDYIKNNYHNPELSLQMVANVVNISPSYFSHLFSQETGQTLKEYLTTVRIEKAKELLLTTSEKTYEIALKVGYNDSHYFCNMFKKLTGFTTKKFKNQGKITMY from the coding sequence ATGAAGAAAATTTTTGTAGTAGACGATGAAATTGTCGTTCGCGAAGGTATCCGGAATTGTATTGATTGGGTAAAAGAAGGATTTATTTATTGTGGAGACGCACCTGATGGTGAAATTGCATTACCTCTTATTGAAAAACACCAGCCTGACATCGTTATTACCGATATCAAAATGCCGTTTATGGACGGATTAGAAATTAGCCGCATTTTGCGTAAAAAAATGCCCCAGACAAAAATCATCATTCTGAGTGGACATGATGAATTTGAATATGCTCAGGAAGCAATCCGAATTGATATCAATGATTATTGTCTAAAACCGCTAAGCGCATCTGAATTGCTAGACATTTTAAATCGTGTATCTTTACAAATTGACCATGAAGAAATGGAAAGAAAAAGAGTATTGGAATTACAAAGTCAAGCCAATCAATCGGTCACAATGTCAAGAGATAAATTTTTAATGGAATTATGTGAAGGCTCTTACTCTACTTCTTCTGCCATTGAAAAAGCTTCAAAACTAGGCATTAATTTAATCGCTAATCATTATTTTGTTCTGATTCTAGAAGATGAACAAAATCATATGGACAGTATACGGTCAATCATTACAGCTGATTTTATTAGCTTTAAGAGAAAAACAAACGAACATGTTTTTATCATTCGTGGCGTTACAAAAAGTCAGTTAGAAGAAACTATCATAAATATCAAACAAAGCATCACACCAAGTCGTTCTCAAGCCATTGGGATCGGTTCGATAAAAGATAGAATCCAAGAAATTTCACAATCGTTTACAGAGGCATACGACCAAAAGTATCAGCATGTTAAATATACTAGTTTCCAGTTTAAAGATGCTATACCAGAACTTCCACTACAAATGAATAAAAAAGAGCTTCAACACTTCCTGAAATTTGGAAATACGGTTGAGATACAAACCTTTTGTGAGGAATACATTGCAACTCATACAAGAATGGTAAAAGAAACACCTTTTTGGTCTTACTACGTTCTCATCGAATTTACAAACACCACCATTGAATTTGTAAAAGAGATAAATCCACAAAACACAGCAATTCTTACTCAATTTAAAAGTATAGAGTGGAAAAGTGGTAACAATAAAGGTCAAATCATTGACTATATGGTAGAACTGCTTGAAATCGTAATTAAACATCGAGACTTATCCCAAAGTAAGAACTATCCTCTGATTGAAAAGGCCAAAGATTATATCAAGAACAACTATCACAATCCAGAATTGTCTCTTCAAATGGTAGCAAACGTCGTCAACATTAGTCCCTCTTATTTTAGCCATTTGTTTAGTCAAGAAACAGGCCAAACCTTGAAGGAATACTTAACGACGGTTCGGATAGAAAAAGCAAAAGAACTCCTTCTTACAACCAGTGAAAAAACATATGAAATTGCTCTTAAAGTTGGTTATAATGATTCACATTATTTTTGTAATATGTTTAAAAAACTAACTGGATTCACGACAAAAAAGTTTAAAAATCAAGGAAAAATTACGATGTATTAA
- a CDS encoding ABC transporter ATP-binding protein: MLETEGLKKVFKGKTAVDGVSLYLDKGESVGLLGPNGAGKSTTISMISSLIKPTSGDVKIKGQSIRKDPGIIRSVLGVVPQEIALYEELTAYENLKFFGKIYGLKGKQLEAKIQDVLEVVGLKDRQKEIVKTYSGGMQRRINMAAAMLHEPEILIMDEPTVGIDPQSRTHILDTVRNLNQEKGLTVLYTSHYMEEVERLCDRVYIMDHGQVIASGTKDELKSILSGEETILVELDRPYPELVLELQSHEAVRQVVETEKGIKLIVPKGTRLLGSVFQAAERQQAQIVNVNVQVPTLEDVFLHLTGRKLRD, translated from the coding sequence GTGCTTGAGACAGAGGGATTGAAAAAGGTATTTAAAGGGAAAACGGCTGTGGACGGGGTTAGTTTATATTTAGATAAAGGGGAATCTGTCGGGTTATTAGGGCCAAATGGGGCTGGGAAATCGACAACAATTTCCATGATTTCATCTCTTATAAAACCAACGTCTGGTGATGTAAAGATTAAAGGTCAAAGTATTCGAAAGGACCCGGGCATCATCCGCAGTGTGCTAGGGGTTGTTCCACAAGAGATTGCCTTGTATGAAGAGCTTACAGCTTATGAGAATTTAAAATTCTTTGGGAAAATCTATGGGTTGAAGGGAAAACAACTCGAAGCAAAAATACAGGATGTGTTAGAGGTTGTCGGCTTGAAGGACCGACAAAAGGAAATTGTTAAGACGTATTCGGGGGGAATGCAGCGACGAATTAACATGGCTGCTGCCATGCTTCATGAGCCGGAAATCCTCATAATGGATGAACCAACCGTTGGGATTGACCCACAATCTCGCACTCACATTCTCGATACCGTCCGTAATCTAAATCAGGAAAAGGGCTTAACGGTGTTGTATACGAGTCATTATATGGAGGAAGTGGAACGCCTCTGTGACCGGGTTTACATTATGGATCACGGTCAGGTTATCGCATCCGGTACAAAGGATGAACTGAAAAGTATTTTATCTGGGGAAGAAACCATTTTAGTTGAACTTGACCGGCCTTATCCAGAGCTTGTTCTTGAATTACAATCGCACGAAGCGGTTCGGCAAGTTGTCGAAACAGAAAAAGGAATAAAGCTCATCGTGCCAAAGGGAACTCGCCTTCTTGGAAGTGTTTTTCAAGCGGCTGAGCGACAGCAAGCTCAGATTGTGAATGTCAATGTGCAAGTCCCTACGTTAGAAGATGTGTTTTTACATCTTACTGGCCGTAAGCTACGGGATTGA
- a CDS encoding substrate-binding domain-containing protein has translation MERFYRITAFICFLLLSVSCSFQVEKEIEQHPNPSNDEETSVARDNISFAIVYPVAHPFFEGVTMSATEAAEQLGMDIIIRAPATATVEEQIQIMDHLIQQNVQGIAIGPTDSAALTPFINKAVEAGIQVICFDTDAPESQRLSYIGTDNLAAGEHIGEVVARLINYEGSILISTGLLTMQNLNSRIDGVKKVINRYPDIEILDIRSSDGIPSKTILNIEEMIAEHPDFKALIGIDSLSGPAAVTVWKAQGIQDKVAVTFDDLPMTLEGVSNHQITSTISQRQYTWGKLIVERLHAANQGEPIPTFELTETLEVNADNIHDYISNPMDQ, from the coding sequence ATGGAAAGGTTTTATCGTATAACAGCATTTATATGCTTTTTGTTACTTTCCGTTTCTTGTAGCTTTCAAGTAGAAAAAGAAATTGAGCAACACCCAAATCCGTCTAATGACGAAGAAACAAGTGTTGCTAGAGATAACATTAGCTTTGCCATCGTCTATCCAGTAGCCCACCCTTTTTTTGAAGGAGTCACGATGAGTGCCACAGAGGCTGCAGAGCAGTTAGGCATGGACATCATCATTCGAGCTCCTGCAACAGCTACGGTCGAGGAGCAAATTCAAATTATGGATCATTTAATCCAACAAAATGTTCAAGGTATAGCCATTGGGCCCACCGATTCCGCAGCACTCACACCATTTATAAATAAAGCGGTCGAAGCTGGAATTCAAGTGATTTGTTTTGATACTGATGCACCGGAGAGTCAACGCCTTTCCTATATTGGGACCGATAATTTGGCTGCTGGTGAGCATATTGGAGAAGTTGTTGCTAGACTCATTAATTATGAGGGCTCCATTCTTATCAGCACTGGATTATTAACGATGCAAAACTTGAATTCAAGAATTGACGGTGTAAAAAAAGTGATTAATAGATATCCTGATATTGAAATATTGGATATACGCTCTAGCGACGGCATTCCGTCCAAAACGATTTTAAATATTGAAGAAATGATAGCTGAACATCCTGACTTTAAGGCGCTCATTGGGATTGACTCTTTATCAGGTCCTGCTGCAGTTACCGTTTGGAAGGCACAAGGAATCCAAGATAAAGTGGCTGTTACTTTTGATGATTTACCAATGACATTAGAAGGAGTTAGCAATCATCAAATTACGAGCACGATCTCACAAAGGCAATATACGTGGGGCAAGCTTATTGTAGAACGACTTCACGCAGCCAATCAAGGAGAACCGATTCCCACTTTTGAGTTAACTGAAACTTTAGAGGTAAATGCCGACAACATTCACGATTATATTAGTAATCCAATGGACCAATAA
- a CDS encoding response regulator — MIRILLAEDQGMVRQGLKMMVETAADMKVTGEANNGKEAVTLCESHQFDVVVLDIRMPVMDGLQAARIIRSRWPDRKVLMLTTFNDDEYALEALKIGASGYMLKDAEPEELIKAIRSCLSGGLSLQDQVAAKVMPRLIKQQHTPEAVDSSLTPRELDIIKRIGEGRSNKEIAEELALSVGTVKNHISLILDKLDLRDRTQIAIYAIRHNVV, encoded by the coding sequence ATGATTCGAATCTTGCTGGCAGAGGATCAGGGAATGGTTAGACAAGGCTTAAAAATGATGGTGGAGACAGCTGCAGACATGAAAGTGACAGGAGAAGCGAATAATGGAAAAGAAGCGGTAACTCTTTGTGAATCACACCAATTTGATGTCGTGGTGTTAGACATACGCATGCCTGTCATGGATGGACTCCAAGCAGCTCGAATCATTCGTTCTCGTTGGCCAGACCGAAAAGTGCTGATGCTGACAACCTTTAATGACGATGAGTACGCACTAGAAGCGTTAAAGATTGGTGCAAGTGGATATATGCTAAAGGATGCTGAGCCTGAAGAACTGATTAAGGCGATTCGAAGCTGTCTTTCAGGTGGACTTTCCTTACAGGACCAAGTGGCCGCAAAGGTGATGCCTCGCTTAATAAAGCAGCAACACACGCCAGAAGCTGTCGATTCTTCCCTTACACCAAGAGAATTGGACATTATTAAACGTATTGGCGAGGGTCGGAGTAACAAGGAAATAGCAGAGGAACTTGCACTTTCCGTCGGTACGGTGAAAAATCATATTAGCCTCATACTCGATAAGCTCGATTTAAGAGATCGTACGCAAATCGCTATTTATGCGATAAGACATAACGTAGTGTAG
- a CDS encoding sensor histidine kinase — translation MFSYWVWLLLLLLTWLLALLQVEGSLFAIPLRIISSAVFFAFFFLAPLFKKQKPLFLTMTSISAVFAVITFWPQPTMTPNLYVLLVFSLIAAMAVFYLIAWESVIVAFILLAGLLVPAFLGLPSISPLFIILYTVIVGSALMTFRKTKSIEEESEARAEALLSEYKKMKRQLVEDEQLARQQERTEIAREIHDSVGHKLTALLMQLEVLRLDQQQIPDAKLVELKQLAKESLEETRSAVKTLRHDEVGGLSAIIRLIRKLESESYMRIQFSIKHGALSAPLGNDQAIVIYRAVQEALTNVMRHSGGREVEVVFEAPAGGVFRFEVTNPLTSKGDIKEGFGLSSMRERMEQVGGTLEILQYDEQFIVRGTIPLQERWKK, via the coding sequence TTGTTTAGTTATTGGGTTTGGCTTTTATTGTTACTTTTAACTTGGTTGTTGGCGCTGTTGCAGGTTGAGGGCAGTTTATTTGCGATTCCGTTACGGATTATCTCAAGCGCTGTTTTTTTTGCTTTCTTTTTTTTAGCGCCGCTCTTTAAAAAGCAAAAGCCGTTGTTTCTGACCATGACGAGCATTTCGGCTGTATTTGCGGTAATCACCTTTTGGCCTCAACCGACGATGACTCCTAATTTGTATGTACTGCTTGTCTTTTCTCTTATTGCGGCGATGGCAGTTTTCTATTTGATAGCTTGGGAGAGTGTAATTGTTGCTTTCATTTTACTTGCTGGGTTGCTTGTTCCGGCTTTCTTAGGTCTTCCTAGTATTTCTCCGTTATTTATTATCCTTTATACAGTTATTGTAGGCTCAGCTCTAATGACTTTTCGAAAAACGAAATCAATTGAAGAGGAAAGTGAAGCTCGAGCTGAGGCGTTACTGAGTGAATATAAGAAGATGAAACGACAGCTTGTTGAGGATGAACAACTTGCGAGGCAACAAGAACGGACAGAAATTGCCAGGGAAATACATGATTCGGTTGGTCATAAGCTAACAGCATTGCTTATGCAGCTCGAGGTTCTTCGTTTGGATCAACAGCAAATACCAGATGCTAAGCTCGTAGAATTAAAGCAATTGGCAAAGGAAAGTCTCGAGGAGACGCGGAGTGCGGTTAAAACATTGAGGCATGATGAAGTTGGAGGACTATCAGCAATCATTAGGCTAATAAGAAAGCTAGAGTCTGAGAGCTATATGCGAATCCAGTTTTCCATTAAACATGGGGCGCTGTCAGCTCCGCTTGGTAATGACCAGGCGATCGTGATTTATCGAGCAGTTCAAGAAGCCTTGACAAATGTCATGAGACATTCTGGTGGACGTGAGGTCGAAGTAGTCTTTGAAGCACCGGCTGGTGGTGTATTCCGATTTGAAGTCACCAATCCTCTTACATCAAAAGGAGACATAAAAGAAGGTTTTGGCTTATCTTCTATGAGGGAGCGCATGGAACAGGTCGGTGGCACACTTGAAATTCTCCAGTATGACGAACAGTTTATCGTGCGAGGAACAATACCGTTACAGGAAAGGTGGAAGAAATAA